A stretch of Brachyhypopomus gauderio isolate BG-103 chromosome 3, BGAUD_0.2, whole genome shotgun sequence DNA encodes these proteins:
- the radil2b gene encoding ras-associating and dilute domain-containing protein isoform X1 produces MISSERILPTPPVGVPLCAPNRRLSKVGRKQSNGSVQSSSSSSTARSMEGVGLRQPAKNRIRRHQHRLSSVFRRGMLGDRGETAGAETPAADDPSELSNHITAPGILKIFGNEICEGANYKSVLATTHSSAKELVKEALERYSLSKAQADAYVLCDVIGRIGEQEWRAECLRVIGDNEKPLLLQALWKPREGYARRFEIQRRTSVEEQNSKDKDTVTAGINAQARRLQKTRSRGRSVVLDGGGTDDVPGDGPALRRSLSEADLEPESLIQPGPSPEPHENLTSQSLRWGGGAHETLCSPDSEREETESSADNSTEYSIHPPQNVPYFLLLQGFSQTQDFIIYPLSGICMDFGSGAEPSEREKEQPAVGVALWAPDIQPQHCIVRRLEPAATSGHGCELGKDPGFTVLTPLNGAVVKKNGAVINQEVKLQSGDIIGLGDHYLFMFKDPTEDAGHACALTLPWLGELFRVCSSTPPPLCKTCILSKDPVIQTPVKALLCLRDADGKQLALSYDEGHEVQILKEIFTRVDHHDETHKLAPSFLLSLCLQQSATHFPMTDLRRLLLQITSEVQMAILERAKELATLQSEIEGGAEPVGLHPLSTKKLLRGLKPLVLWMANSLELLHFIHQEVPRLLHGISQEEEEEEEDCMAVLELRLSTIRPASEEAMTVLEEVIMFAFQQCVYYLTKLLYRVLPSLLNSNPFTENGQLQIPDDVGSVLDIFTKTMNLVKDFHVHPEISLQLFTYLLFFANAFLFNLLMERGSGGSFYSWSCGVQIRANLDLLMDWAYAAGLGELAQNYLLKLSSAVNLLATPREHLLQASWSSLRAEFAPLRPAQLHHMLREYDPRRACPSTWTPSSDETEAALRTADILESFDDHPPLILPMDGFLLDLKKPLGESSLIKQLSQLQMTIDHLESNTHTTQSPQSGSAVPLKARRTKMKIPPKAHLEQKHTEVVLPRDTVPSCSVGSGLLDSCEALLAQKMKALELRCEKPNTAQESSCLLTPPNTPQSSDPVEPELERHDPHPRDKAQCSDSVTRGEGGCEKHEIGDDEVFVVELQRSPGGLGLALVNGLETTLNMSGIFIKSVIPGSPAALSQRLRPGDRILAVNGLGLSGVDYHTGRELIQKSGERPYLLVSRDQRLNKDGAPKHSPES; encoded by the exons ATGATATCAAGCGAGCGGATCTTACCGACACCACCTGTAGGCGTTCCTCTCTGCGCACCCAACAGGCGACTCTCGAAGGTCGGACGAAAGCAGAGCAATGGATCTGTCCA GTCTAGTTCATCCAGCAGCACGGCCCGGTCGATGGAGGGCGTGGGCCTCAGACAGCCAGCCAAGAACAGGATCCGCCGGCACCAGCACCGCCTGTCCTCAGTGTTCAGACGAGGCATGCTTGGGGACCGCGGGGAGACAGCGGGGGCCGAGACACCGGCGGCAGACGACCCTTCGGAGCTGTCCAATCACATCACGGCACCTGGCATTCTAAAGATTTTTGGCAACGAGATTTGTGAAGGTGCCAACTACAAGAGTGTGCTAGCCACAACCCACTCCAGTGCCAAAGAGCTGGTCAAAGAGGCACTAGAGAG GTACTCTCTGAGCAAAGCCCAGGCTGATGCCTATGTGCTGTGTGATGTCATTGGCCGCATCGGGGAGCAGGAGTGGCGTGCTGAGTGCTTGCGCGTGATTGGTGACAACGAGaaacccctcctcctccaggcCCTCTGGAAGCCTCGGGAGGGCTATGCCCGCCGCTTCGAGATCCAGCGGAGGACCAGCGTGGAAGAGCAGAACTCCAAAGACAAGGACACAGTAACTGCAG GGATCAATGCTCAGGCTCGTAGACTGCAGAAGACACGCTCGCGAGGGAGGTCCGTGGTGTTGGACGGAGGTGGGACCGATGATGTGCCAGGTGATGGGCCAGCCCTGCGGAGGAGTCTCAGTGAAGCAGACCTGGAGCCGGAGAGCCTCATCCAGCCCGGGCCCTCCCCTGAGCCTCATGAGAACCTCACGAGCCAATCACTGAGGTGGGGAGGCGGGGCCCATGAAACACTGTGCTCTCCAGACAGTGAAAGAGAAGAGACGGAGAGTAGTGCGGACAACTCCACAGAGTATTCCATTCACCCACCCCAAAACGTCCCCTATTTCCTGCTGCTACAGGGCTTCAGTCAGACACAG GATTTCATCATCTATCCACTGAGTGGGATCTGCATGGATTTTGGGAGTGGTGCCGAGCCATCTGAGCGGGAGAAAGAGCAGCCGGCTGTGGGCGTGGCTCTCTGGGCCCCGGACATCCAACCACAGCACTGCATCGTGCGGCGACTGGAGCCTGCGGCAACCTCCGGCCATGGCTGTGAGCTGGGCAAAGATCCAGGGTTTACGGTCCTCACGCCTCTGAATGGGGCTGTGGTCAAGAAGAACGGAGCTGTCATTAACCAAGAGGTCAAACTGCAGTCGGGAGACATCATAGGCCTGGGAGACCATTATCTTTTCATGTTCAAGGACCCTACTGAAGATGCGGGGCATGCCTGTGCCTTGACATTACCTTGGTTGGGTGAACTGTTCAGGGTATGTTCTTCTACGCCCCCTCCACTCTGCAAGACATGCATCTTATCCAAGGACCCTGTGATCCAGACTCCTGTGAAAGCCCTGCTCTGCCTGAGAGATGCTGATGGAAAACAACTTGCCCTCAGCTATGATGAGGGGCATGAGGTGCAGATCCTGAAAGAGATCTTTACACGGGTAGACCACCATGATGAAACACACAAACTCGCCCCATCTTTCCTGCTGAGTCTATGCCTACAGCAATCAGCCACACATTTCCCCATGACCGACTTACGACGACTTCTGTTACAGATAACCAGTGAGGTTCAAATGGCCATTTTG GAACGGGCAAAAGAACTTGCAACCCTCCAATCTGAAAT TGAGGGTGGGGCAGAACCTGTCGGTCTGCATCCACTCAGCACCAAGAAGCTCCTCAGAGGCCTGAAGCCGCTAGTCCTGTGGATGGCGAACTCCCTCGAGCTCCTTCACTTCATCCACCAAGAAGTGCCTCGCTTACTGCATGGCATCTcacaagaggaggaggaagaggaagaagattGCATGG CTGTGCTGGAGTTACGTTTGTCCACCATTCGTCCCGCCAGTGAAGAAGCCATGACAGTCCTAGAGGAGGTCATCATGTTCGCCTTCCAGCAGTGTGTCTACTACCTCACCAAG CTCCTGTACCGAGTACTCCCGAGCCTGTTAAACAGTAATCCTTTCACGGAGAATGGGCAGTTGCAAATCCCTGATGATGTTGGTAGCGTGTTGGACATCTTCACGAAAACAATGAATCTAGTCAAAGACTTCCATGTGCACCCAGAAATCTCCTTACAACTTTTTACCTACCTCCTCTTCTTTGCCAATGCCTTCCTCTTCAACCTGCTCATGGAGAGAG GCTCAGGAGGGAGCTTTTACAGCTGGTCCTGTGGGGTTCAGATCCGGGCTAATCTGGACCTGCTGATGGACTGGGCTTACGCAGCCGGCCTGGGTGAGCTGGCCCAGAACTACCTCCTCAAACTGTCTTCAGCGGTCAATCTTCTAGCCACGCCCAGGGAACACCTGCTTCAG GCATCTTGGAGCTCATTGCGAGCGGAGTTTGCTCCGCTGAGGCCCGCCCAGCTGCACCACATGCTGAGAGAATACGACCCACGGCGGGCTTGTCCATCCACCTGGACCCCATCCAGCGATGAGACAGAGGCAGCCCTTCGAACTG CTGACATTCTGGAGAGCTTCGATGACCACCCTCCACTTATTCTGCCCATGGATGGCTTTCTGCTGGACTTAAAAAAGCCCTTGGGAGAATCGAGTCTAATTAAGCAGCTTAGCCAGCTTCAGATGACCATTGATCACTTGGAGTCAAACAcgcacaccacacagtctccTCAG AGTGGATCGGCCGTGCCGCTGAAGGCCAGGagaaccaaaatgaaaattcctCCAAAAGCTCACCTGGAGCAGAAGCACACAGAGGTGGTGCTACCTAGGGACACTGTCCCGTCGTGCTCTGTAGGATCTGGCCTTCTGGACTCTTGCGAAGCCCTCCTGGCCCAGAAGATGAAGGCTCTGGAGCTGCGGTGCGAGAAGCCAAACACGGCACAGGAGTCCTCATGTCTGCTCACCCCTCCTAACACGCCACAGAGCTCAGACCCGGTGGAACCAGAGCTAGAACGCCACGATCCACACCCACGGGACAAGGCGCAGTGCTCCGACTCAGTCACACGAGGGGAAG GTGGATGTGAAAAGCATGAAATAGGAGATGATGAGGTTTTTGTGGTGGAGCTGCAGAGGTCTCCTGGCGGACTGGGTCTGGCTCTGGTGAACGGACTG GAAACAACACTGAATATGAGTGGAATTTTTATTAAGTCGGTGATCCCAGGGTCTCCAGCCGCTCTGAGTCAGAGACTGAGACCAGGTGATCGGATCCTAGCAGTGAATGGCCTCGGACTCTCAGGAGTGGACTACCATAC CGGCAGGGAACTAATTCAAAAGTCTGGGGAGAGACCTTATCTACTGGTATCGCGGGATCAAAGACTTAATAAAGATGGCGCTCCAAAACACAGCCCTGAGTCGTGA
- the radil2b gene encoding ras-associating and dilute domain-containing protein isoform X2: MISSERILPTPPVGVPLCAPNRRLSKVGRKQSNGSVQSSSSSSTARSMEGVGLRQPAKNRIRRHQHRLSSVFRRGMLGDRGETAGAETPAADDPSELSNHITAPGILKIFGNEICEGANYKSVLATTHSSAKELVKEALERYSLSKAQADAYVLCDVIGRIGEQEWRAECLRVIGDNEKPLLLQALWKPREGYARRFEIQRRTSVEEQNSKDKDTVTAGINAQARRLQKTRSRGRSVVLDGGGTDDVPGDGPALRRSLSEADLEPESLIQPGPSPEPHENLTSQSLRWGGGAHETLCSPDSEREETESSADNSTEYSIHPPQNVPYFLLLQGFSQTQDFIIYPLSGICMDFGSGAEPSEREKEQPAVGVALWAPDIQPQHCIVRRLEPAATSGHGCELGKDPGFTVLTPLNGAVVKKNGAVINQEVKLQSGDIIGLGDHYLFMFKDPTEDAGHACALTLPWLGELFRVCSSTPPPLCKTCILSKDPVIQTPVKALLCLRDADGKQLALSYDEGHEVQILKEIFTRVDHHDETHKLAPSFLLSLCLQQSATHFPMTDLRRLLLQITSEVQMAILERAKELATLQSEIEGGAEPVGLHPLSTKKLLRGLKPLVLWMANSLELLHFIHQEVPRLLHGISQEEEEEEEDCMAVLELRLSTIRPASEEAMTVLEEVIMFAFQQCVYYLTKLLYRVLPSLLNSNPFTENGQLQIPDDVGSVLDIFTKTMNLVKDFHVHPEISLQLFTYLLFFANAFLFNLLMERGSGGSFYSWSCGVQIRANLDLLMDWAYAAGLGELAQNYLLKLSSAVNLLATPREHLLQASWSSLRAEFAPLRPAQLHHMLREYDPRRACPSTWTPSSDETEAALRTADILESFDDHPPLILPMDGFLLDLKKPLGESSLIKQLSQLQMTIDHLESNTHTTQSPQSGSAVPLKARRTKMKIPPKAHLEQKHTEVVLPRDTVPSCSVGSGLLDSCEALLAQKMKALELRCEKPNTAQESSCLLTPPNTPQSSDPVEPELERHDPHPRDKAQCSDSVTRGEGGCEKHEIGDDEVFVVELQRSPGGLGLALVNGLETTLNMSGIFIKSVIPGSPAALSQRLRPGDRILAVNGLGLSGVDYHTLEVVFYF, translated from the exons ATGATATCAAGCGAGCGGATCTTACCGACACCACCTGTAGGCGTTCCTCTCTGCGCACCCAACAGGCGACTCTCGAAGGTCGGACGAAAGCAGAGCAATGGATCTGTCCA GTCTAGTTCATCCAGCAGCACGGCCCGGTCGATGGAGGGCGTGGGCCTCAGACAGCCAGCCAAGAACAGGATCCGCCGGCACCAGCACCGCCTGTCCTCAGTGTTCAGACGAGGCATGCTTGGGGACCGCGGGGAGACAGCGGGGGCCGAGACACCGGCGGCAGACGACCCTTCGGAGCTGTCCAATCACATCACGGCACCTGGCATTCTAAAGATTTTTGGCAACGAGATTTGTGAAGGTGCCAACTACAAGAGTGTGCTAGCCACAACCCACTCCAGTGCCAAAGAGCTGGTCAAAGAGGCACTAGAGAG GTACTCTCTGAGCAAAGCCCAGGCTGATGCCTATGTGCTGTGTGATGTCATTGGCCGCATCGGGGAGCAGGAGTGGCGTGCTGAGTGCTTGCGCGTGATTGGTGACAACGAGaaacccctcctcctccaggcCCTCTGGAAGCCTCGGGAGGGCTATGCCCGCCGCTTCGAGATCCAGCGGAGGACCAGCGTGGAAGAGCAGAACTCCAAAGACAAGGACACAGTAACTGCAG GGATCAATGCTCAGGCTCGTAGACTGCAGAAGACACGCTCGCGAGGGAGGTCCGTGGTGTTGGACGGAGGTGGGACCGATGATGTGCCAGGTGATGGGCCAGCCCTGCGGAGGAGTCTCAGTGAAGCAGACCTGGAGCCGGAGAGCCTCATCCAGCCCGGGCCCTCCCCTGAGCCTCATGAGAACCTCACGAGCCAATCACTGAGGTGGGGAGGCGGGGCCCATGAAACACTGTGCTCTCCAGACAGTGAAAGAGAAGAGACGGAGAGTAGTGCGGACAACTCCACAGAGTATTCCATTCACCCACCCCAAAACGTCCCCTATTTCCTGCTGCTACAGGGCTTCAGTCAGACACAG GATTTCATCATCTATCCACTGAGTGGGATCTGCATGGATTTTGGGAGTGGTGCCGAGCCATCTGAGCGGGAGAAAGAGCAGCCGGCTGTGGGCGTGGCTCTCTGGGCCCCGGACATCCAACCACAGCACTGCATCGTGCGGCGACTGGAGCCTGCGGCAACCTCCGGCCATGGCTGTGAGCTGGGCAAAGATCCAGGGTTTACGGTCCTCACGCCTCTGAATGGGGCTGTGGTCAAGAAGAACGGAGCTGTCATTAACCAAGAGGTCAAACTGCAGTCGGGAGACATCATAGGCCTGGGAGACCATTATCTTTTCATGTTCAAGGACCCTACTGAAGATGCGGGGCATGCCTGTGCCTTGACATTACCTTGGTTGGGTGAACTGTTCAGGGTATGTTCTTCTACGCCCCCTCCACTCTGCAAGACATGCATCTTATCCAAGGACCCTGTGATCCAGACTCCTGTGAAAGCCCTGCTCTGCCTGAGAGATGCTGATGGAAAACAACTTGCCCTCAGCTATGATGAGGGGCATGAGGTGCAGATCCTGAAAGAGATCTTTACACGGGTAGACCACCATGATGAAACACACAAACTCGCCCCATCTTTCCTGCTGAGTCTATGCCTACAGCAATCAGCCACACATTTCCCCATGACCGACTTACGACGACTTCTGTTACAGATAACCAGTGAGGTTCAAATGGCCATTTTG GAACGGGCAAAAGAACTTGCAACCCTCCAATCTGAAAT TGAGGGTGGGGCAGAACCTGTCGGTCTGCATCCACTCAGCACCAAGAAGCTCCTCAGAGGCCTGAAGCCGCTAGTCCTGTGGATGGCGAACTCCCTCGAGCTCCTTCACTTCATCCACCAAGAAGTGCCTCGCTTACTGCATGGCATCTcacaagaggaggaggaagaggaagaagattGCATGG CTGTGCTGGAGTTACGTTTGTCCACCATTCGTCCCGCCAGTGAAGAAGCCATGACAGTCCTAGAGGAGGTCATCATGTTCGCCTTCCAGCAGTGTGTCTACTACCTCACCAAG CTCCTGTACCGAGTACTCCCGAGCCTGTTAAACAGTAATCCTTTCACGGAGAATGGGCAGTTGCAAATCCCTGATGATGTTGGTAGCGTGTTGGACATCTTCACGAAAACAATGAATCTAGTCAAAGACTTCCATGTGCACCCAGAAATCTCCTTACAACTTTTTACCTACCTCCTCTTCTTTGCCAATGCCTTCCTCTTCAACCTGCTCATGGAGAGAG GCTCAGGAGGGAGCTTTTACAGCTGGTCCTGTGGGGTTCAGATCCGGGCTAATCTGGACCTGCTGATGGACTGGGCTTACGCAGCCGGCCTGGGTGAGCTGGCCCAGAACTACCTCCTCAAACTGTCTTCAGCGGTCAATCTTCTAGCCACGCCCAGGGAACACCTGCTTCAG GCATCTTGGAGCTCATTGCGAGCGGAGTTTGCTCCGCTGAGGCCCGCCCAGCTGCACCACATGCTGAGAGAATACGACCCACGGCGGGCTTGTCCATCCACCTGGACCCCATCCAGCGATGAGACAGAGGCAGCCCTTCGAACTG CTGACATTCTGGAGAGCTTCGATGACCACCCTCCACTTATTCTGCCCATGGATGGCTTTCTGCTGGACTTAAAAAAGCCCTTGGGAGAATCGAGTCTAATTAAGCAGCTTAGCCAGCTTCAGATGACCATTGATCACTTGGAGTCAAACAcgcacaccacacagtctccTCAG AGTGGATCGGCCGTGCCGCTGAAGGCCAGGagaaccaaaatgaaaattcctCCAAAAGCTCACCTGGAGCAGAAGCACACAGAGGTGGTGCTACCTAGGGACACTGTCCCGTCGTGCTCTGTAGGATCTGGCCTTCTGGACTCTTGCGAAGCCCTCCTGGCCCAGAAGATGAAGGCTCTGGAGCTGCGGTGCGAGAAGCCAAACACGGCACAGGAGTCCTCATGTCTGCTCACCCCTCCTAACACGCCACAGAGCTCAGACCCGGTGGAACCAGAGCTAGAACGCCACGATCCACACCCACGGGACAAGGCGCAGTGCTCCGACTCAGTCACACGAGGGGAAG GTGGATGTGAAAAGCATGAAATAGGAGATGATGAGGTTTTTGTGGTGGAGCTGCAGAGGTCTCCTGGCGGACTGGGTCTGGCTCTGGTGAACGGACTG GAAACAACACTGAATATGAGTGGAATTTTTATTAAGTCGGTGATCCCAGGGTCTCCAGCCGCTCTGAGTCAGAGACTGAGACCAGGTGATCGGATCCTAGCAGTGAATGGCCTCGGACTCTCAGGAGTGGACTACCATAC GCTAGAAGTTGTCTTCTATTTCTAG